A single window of Kitasatospora sp. HUAS MG31 DNA harbors:
- the aroA gene encoding 3-phosphoshikimate 1-carboxyvinyltransferase: MTVVEIPGSKSITARALFLAAAARGTTTLLRPLSSDDTEGFAEGLTRLGYRIDRDPHAWHVEGRPQGPASDAEVYCRDGATTARFLPALAAAGHGEFRFDASAQMRRRPLGPLTEALRSLGVDLRHEEREGHHPLRISARGVRGGEVTLDAGLSSQYLTALLLLGPLTREGLRITVTDLVSVPYVEITLAMMRDFGVEVKREGNVFTVPPGGYRATTYAVEPDASTASYFFAAAALTGREVTVPGLGAGALQGDLRFVEVLERMGARVRIGTDQVTVAGPGGEGLSGLTVAMRDISDTMPTLAAIAPFATGPVRIEDVYNTRVKECDRLEACAQNLRRLGVPVETGRDWIEIRPARPVAAEIATFGDHRIVMSFAVTGVLTPGLTFDDPGCVRKTFPGFHQAFAEYLA, from the coding sequence GTGACGGTCGTCGAGATACCCGGATCCAAGTCGATCACCGCCCGGGCGCTCTTCCTGGCCGCCGCCGCCCGCGGCACCACCACCCTGCTGCGCCCCCTCAGCTCCGACGACACCGAGGGTTTCGCCGAGGGCCTGACCAGGCTCGGCTACCGGATCGACCGCGACCCGCACGCGTGGCACGTGGAGGGCCGCCCGCAGGGCCCGGCGTCCGACGCCGAGGTGTACTGCAGGGACGGCGCGACCACCGCCCGCTTCCTGCCGGCCCTGGCGGCCGCCGGGCACGGCGAGTTCCGGTTCGACGCCTCCGCGCAGATGCGCCGCCGCCCGCTGGGCCCGCTCACCGAGGCGCTCCGCTCGCTCGGCGTGGACCTGCGGCACGAGGAGCGGGAGGGCCACCACCCGCTGCGGATCTCCGCCCGGGGTGTCCGCGGTGGCGAGGTGACCCTGGACGCGGGCCTGTCCTCGCAGTACCTGACGGCGCTGCTGCTGCTCGGTCCGCTCACCCGGGAGGGCCTGCGGATCACCGTCACGGACCTGGTCTCGGTGCCGTACGTGGAGATCACCCTGGCGATGATGCGGGACTTCGGGGTGGAGGTGAAGCGCGAGGGGAACGTGTTCACGGTGCCGCCGGGCGGCTACCGGGCGACCACGTACGCGGTGGAGCCGGACGCCTCGACGGCGAGTTACTTCTTCGCCGCGGCGGCGCTGACCGGTCGCGAGGTGACCGTGCCGGGGCTGGGAGCGGGGGCGCTCCAGGGCGACCTGCGGTTCGTGGAGGTGCTGGAGCGGATGGGCGCCCGGGTCCGGATCGGCACCGACCAGGTGACCGTGGCGGGGCCGGGCGGCGAGGGCCTGTCGGGGCTGACGGTGGCGATGCGGGACATCTCGGACACCATGCCGACCCTGGCGGCCATCGCGCCGTTCGCCACCGGCCCGGTGCGGATCGAGGACGTGTACAACACCCGGGTCAAGGAGTGCGACCGGCTGGAGGCGTGCGCGCAGAACCTGCGGCGGCTCGGGGTGCCGGTGGAGACCGGCCGGGACTGGATCGAGATCCGCCCGGCCCGGCCGGTGGCGGCGGAGATCGCCACCTTCGGCGACCACCGGATCGTGATGTCCTTCGCGGTGACCGGGGTGCTCACCCCGGGCCTGACCTTCGACGACCCGGGCTGCGTCCGCAAGACCTTCCCCGGCTTCCACCAGGCGTTCGCGGAGTACCTGGCCTGA
- a CDS encoding isocitrate lyase/PEP mutase family protein, which translates to MSRDTSATSRDRALRLRALAEDGVLVLPNAWDAGSAAVIAAAGAPAIATTSGGVSWSLGRSDGQRLDRAEAVAAASRIAAAVDLPVTVDAEGGYGPRPADVAETVRDLIGAGAVGVNLEDSEAVGGPLFAVPGQAERLRAARRAAEEAGLPELVLNARTDVFLFGLGGLDEVLTRAHAYAEAGADGLFVPGLLDLPVLAELCARSPLPVNAMAVDGGPGVAELAAAGVRRISVGTGLAQVAYTAARRAAAELLGPGTLAELDGSLSFGDLDALHRRRPVA; encoded by the coding sequence ATGTCCCGTGACACCTCCGCCACCTCCCGCGACCGCGCCCTGCGGCTGCGCGCGCTCGCCGAGGACGGCGTGCTCGTCCTGCCCAACGCCTGGGACGCGGGCAGCGCCGCGGTGATCGCCGCCGCGGGCGCCCCCGCCATCGCCACCACCAGCGGCGGCGTGTCCTGGTCCCTGGGCCGCTCCGACGGCCAGCGGCTCGACCGGGCGGAGGCCGTCGCCGCCGCCAGCCGGATCGCCGCCGCGGTCGACCTCCCGGTGACCGTCGACGCCGAGGGCGGCTACGGGCCCCGGCCGGCCGACGTCGCCGAGACCGTACGGGACCTGATCGGCGCGGGTGCGGTCGGCGTCAACCTCGAGGACTCCGAGGCGGTCGGCGGGCCGCTGTTCGCCGTACCCGGGCAGGCCGAGCGCCTGCGGGCGGCCCGGCGGGCGGCAGAGGAGGCGGGACTGCCGGAACTGGTCCTCAACGCCCGCACCGACGTCTTCCTGTTCGGGCTCGGCGGCCTGGACGAGGTCCTCACCCGCGCCCACGCCTACGCCGAGGCGGGTGCGGACGGCCTCTTCGTCCCCGGCCTGCTCGACCTGCCGGTGCTGGCCGAACTCTGCGCCCGCTCCCCGCTCCCGGTGAACGCGATGGCCGTCGACGGCGGGCCGGGCGTCGCCGAACTGGCGGCCGCGGGCGTCCGGCGGATCAGCGTGGGGACGGGCCTCGCCCAGGTCGCCTACACCGCGGCCCGCCGGGCCGCCGCCGAACTCCTCGGCCCGGGCACCCTGGCCGAACTGGACGGCTCCCTCTCCTTCGGCGACCTCGACGCCCTCCACCGCCGCCGACCGGTTGCGTGA
- a CDS encoding thioesterase family protein: MTAHAAVPDSYYQRVGEHRFKPTAHAGGAWNTAEQHFSPLAGLVVHAIEGHLADRPGQGLALARISYDILGRIALDECEITVETVRPGRTVELLEAVVRIADRPVVRARAWLLTTLDTAEVADSPHERLAPPEEFTPWAMSDLWDGGYVSSVEVRRSEPARRGRAAAWISSRVELVAGEPSSPLASWLALVDTANGIAVQQDPTAWMFPNTDLTVHLHRQPRGPWTGLDTTVSLGPTAQGLTHSVLHDLEGPVGTAVQILTVRPL; this comes from the coding sequence TTGACCGCCCACGCCGCCGTACCCGACAGCTACTACCAGCGGGTGGGTGAGCACCGCTTCAAGCCGACGGCCCACGCGGGCGGTGCCTGGAACACCGCCGAGCAGCACTTCAGCCCGCTGGCCGGACTGGTCGTCCACGCGATCGAGGGGCACCTGGCGGACCGTCCCGGGCAGGGCCTGGCGCTCGCCCGGATCAGCTACGACATCCTCGGGCGGATCGCGCTCGACGAGTGCGAGATCACCGTGGAGACGGTCCGGCCGGGCCGCACGGTGGAGCTGCTGGAAGCGGTGGTGCGGATCGCCGACCGCCCGGTGGTGCGGGCCCGCGCCTGGCTGCTCACCACCCTGGACACCGCCGAGGTGGCGGACAGCCCCCACGAACGGCTCGCCCCGCCCGAGGAGTTCACGCCGTGGGCGATGAGCGACCTGTGGGACGGCGGCTACGTCTCCTCCGTCGAGGTCCGCCGGTCGGAGCCGGCCCGGCGCGGTCGCGCCGCCGCGTGGATCTCCAGCCGGGTCGAGCTGGTGGCCGGCGAGCCGAGCAGCCCGCTCGCCTCCTGGCTCGCCCTGGTGGACACCGCCAACGGCATAGCCGTCCAGCAGGACCCCACCGCGTGGATGTTCCCCAACACGGACCTCACCGTGCACCTCCACCGCCAGCCGCGCGGCCCCTGGACCGGCCTGGACACCACCGTCAGCCTCGGCCCCACCGCCCAGGGCCTCACCCACAGCGTCCTGCACGACCTCGAAGGACCGGTCGGCACCGCCGTCCAGATCCTCACCGTCCGTCCCCTGTAG
- a CDS encoding enoyl-CoA hydratase-related protein, protein MPTLDREGDVFVLDLGDTENRFHPDWLAAVEGLLEEVEKAEGPKALVTAATGRFYSNGLDLEWLFSHPDQAVDYLARVHGLFARLLTLPMVTVAALQGHVYAAGAMFSLSHDLRVMREDRGYWCLPEADLGIPFTPGMSALIQARLTVPTAHEAMVTGRRYGGRDARAAAIVEHTTAEDAVRRTAVELAAAHTAKAGPALGTIKSRMYGPALAALRDRDIPLG, encoded by the coding sequence ATGCCCACGCTCGACCGCGAGGGGGACGTCTTCGTCCTCGACCTCGGCGACACCGAGAACCGCTTCCACCCCGACTGGCTGGCCGCCGTCGAGGGGCTGCTGGAGGAGGTGGAGAAGGCGGAGGGCCCGAAGGCCCTGGTGACCGCCGCCACCGGCAGGTTCTACTCCAACGGCCTGGACCTGGAGTGGCTGTTCTCCCACCCCGACCAGGCGGTGGACTACCTCGCCCGGGTGCACGGGCTGTTCGCCCGGCTGCTCACCCTGCCGATGGTCACCGTGGCGGCGCTGCAGGGCCACGTGTACGCGGCCGGGGCGATGTTCTCGCTCTCCCACGACCTGCGGGTGATGCGGGAGGACCGCGGCTACTGGTGCCTGCCCGAGGCCGACCTGGGCATTCCGTTCACCCCGGGGATGTCCGCGCTGATCCAGGCCCGGCTGACCGTGCCGACCGCGCACGAGGCGATGGTGACCGGCCGGCGCTACGGCGGCCGGGACGCCCGCGCGGCCGCGATCGTGGAGCACACCACGGCCGAGGACGCCGTCCGCCGCACCGCCGTGGAGCTCGCCGCCGCCCACACGGCCAAGGCCGGCCCGGCACTCGGGACGATCAAGTCCCGGATGTACGGACCGGCCCTGGCCGCGCTGCGCGACCGGGACATCCCGCTCGGCTGA
- a CDS encoding ABC-F family ATP-binding cassette domain-containing protein codes for MAQPTISILCTDLAYEWPDGTPVLQDFHLAVGPGRTGLIGLNGAGKSTLLRLIAGDLTPTSGTVRIGGEIGYLPQDLTLDAGQRVDEALGIRAAREALHAIESGDTDERHFTAVGDDWDVEERARATLDRLGLTRLELDRTTAELSGGEAVLLHLAALLLRRPDVLLLDEPTNNLDLAARARLYEAVAGWHGVLLVVSHDRELLQHVDQIADLRDGAVTWYGGNFADYERTLAAEQETAERLLRNAESDVRRQQRDLAEARIRLDRSASYGKKRAVTRNDPKIIAGKFKRQAQETAGRIRGMHTERLNEAKDRLTAAEEAVRDDAEIRVDLPHTAVPAGRTVLALDRVRLAHGARADVELRGPERIALVGRNGSGKSTLLRTIAGELTPVEGEITTPVTVRYLPQRLDLLDDGLTVAGNVKRFAPAASDNAVRARLARFLFRGGRADQPAGTLSGGERFRATLAALLLADPPPQLLLLDEPTNNLDLASVRQLTQALAGYRGALIVASHDLPFLRGLGITRWLEMDGELLPVDPR; via the coding sequence ATGGCACAACCCACGATCTCCATCCTCTGCACCGACCTCGCGTACGAGTGGCCCGACGGCACCCCGGTGCTCCAGGACTTCCACCTCGCGGTCGGCCCCGGCCGGACCGGCCTGATCGGCCTCAACGGCGCGGGGAAGTCCACCCTGCTCCGGCTGATCGCCGGTGACCTCACGCCCACCTCCGGCACCGTCCGGATCGGCGGCGAGATCGGCTACCTGCCGCAGGACCTCACCCTCGACGCCGGCCAGCGGGTCGACGAGGCCCTCGGCATCCGGGCGGCCCGTGAGGCGCTGCACGCGATCGAGTCCGGTGACACCGACGAGCGGCACTTCACCGCCGTCGGCGACGACTGGGACGTCGAGGAGCGCGCCCGCGCCACCCTCGACCGGCTCGGCCTGACCAGGCTGGAGCTGGACCGCACCACCGCCGAACTCTCCGGCGGCGAGGCGGTGCTGCTCCACCTCGCGGCCCTGCTGCTGCGCCGCCCGGACGTGCTGCTGCTCGACGAGCCCACCAACAACCTCGACCTGGCCGCCCGCGCCCGCCTCTACGAGGCCGTGGCCGGCTGGCACGGGGTGCTGCTGGTGGTCAGCCACGACCGTGAACTCCTCCAGCACGTCGACCAGATCGCCGACCTCAGGGACGGCGCCGTGACCTGGTACGGCGGCAACTTCGCCGACTACGAGCGCACGCTCGCGGCCGAGCAGGAGACCGCGGAACGGCTGCTGCGCAACGCGGAGTCGGATGTCCGGCGCCAGCAGCGGGACCTGGCCGAGGCCCGGATCAGGCTCGACCGCAGCGCCAGCTACGGCAAGAAGCGGGCGGTCACCCGGAACGACCCGAAGATCATCGCCGGGAAGTTCAAGCGGCAGGCCCAGGAGACCGCGGGGCGGATCCGCGGCATGCACACCGAGCGGCTCAACGAGGCCAAGGACCGGCTCACCGCGGCCGAGGAGGCGGTCCGGGACGACGCCGAGATCAGGGTCGACCTGCCGCACACCGCGGTGCCGGCCGGCCGGACGGTGCTCGCCCTGGACCGGGTCCGGCTCGCCCACGGCGCCCGGGCCGACGTGGAGCTGCGCGGACCGGAGCGGATCGCCCTGGTCGGCCGCAACGGCTCGGGGAAGTCCACCCTGCTGCGCACCATCGCGGGTGAACTCACCCCGGTGGAGGGCGAGATCACCACCCCGGTGACGGTCCGGTACCTGCCGCAGCGGCTCGACCTGCTGGACGACGGCCTGACCGTCGCCGGGAACGTCAAGCGGTTCGCCCCGGCGGCGAGCGACAACGCGGTGCGGGCCCGGCTGGCCCGGTTCCTGTTCCGCGGTGGGCGGGCCGACCAGCCGGCCGGCACGCTCTCCGGCGGCGAGCGGTTCCGCGCCACGTTGGCGGCGCTGCTGCTGGCCGACCCGCCGCCGCAGCTGCTGCTGCTCGACGAGCCGACCAACAACCTGGACCTGGCCAGTGTCCGGCAGCTCACCCAGGCGCTGGCCGGCTACCGGGGCGCGCTGATCGTGGCCAGCCACGACCTGCCGTTCCTGCGCGGACTCGGGATCACCCGCTGGCTGGAGATGGACGGCGAGCTGCTGCCGGTGGATCCGCGGTAG
- a CDS encoding SMI1/KNR4 family protein encodes MTQSALEQLMGRARGPMGPEIELDFGVESGPLAELGRMITHMNGFFLFDAGVQVFRVGEEGLGHDMLSWNTDEVWKETYGGLADDLFCFGQDIFGVQFAIVGRDQVVRFNPETAGVTEIGSSLEDWAQWLLSDPDVNGANAFAYAFQKENGALKPDERLVPLQFFTLGGTYDFDNLSVKDAADAMQIRGPIAQKIHSMPDGATIHLGTD; translated from the coding sequence ATGACGCAGAGCGCCCTCGAGCAGCTGATGGGCCGGGCCCGTGGCCCGATGGGCCCGGAGATCGAGCTGGACTTCGGCGTCGAGAGCGGGCCGCTGGCCGAACTCGGTCGGATGATCACCCATATGAACGGATTCTTCCTGTTCGACGCCGGTGTTCAGGTCTTCCGGGTCGGTGAGGAAGGCCTCGGCCACGACATGCTGTCCTGGAACACCGACGAGGTGTGGAAGGAGACCTACGGAGGCCTGGCGGACGACCTGTTCTGCTTCGGTCAGGACATCTTCGGCGTCCAGTTCGCCATTGTGGGCCGTGACCAGGTAGTCCGATTCAACCCCGAGACTGCCGGCGTCACGGAGATCGGCAGCAGCCTGGAGGACTGGGCTCAGTGGCTGCTGTCAGATCCCGACGTCAACGGTGCCAACGCCTTTGCGTACGCCTTCCAGAAGGAGAACGGCGCGCTCAAGCCCGACGAGCGGCTGGTTCCCCTGCAATTCTTCACGCTCGGCGGCACCTACGACTTCGACAACCTCTCGGTCAAGGACGCTGCCGACGCCATGCAGATCCGCGGTCCGATCGCGCAGAAGATCCACAGCATGCCGGACGGTGCCACGATCCACCTCGGCACCGACTGA
- a CDS encoding ABC transporter permease encodes MTFLPVLRSEWTKITTLRSAWLVPLVAAVLAVAVSAVTCALIGDVQDLLVRDPSVVVHYGLLFGQLGFAAFGVTLLGREYGSGALAGSLAAVPRRGLLYGAKLAVGGGLGLALGAATSVGSCLVGRPFLTSTAMGWRHAAAVRSTVAAAVYPALLVVLCLGLTALFGNLPAAMGVLLPGLFLGTSLVGALPGGHVVQLFLPDKAGQYAMRLAADPAAVYPHAAGTAVLAGWAALAAYAGWRRFERRDA; translated from the coding sequence ATGACCTTCCTCCCGGTGCTGCGCTCGGAATGGACCAAGATCACCACACTGCGCTCGGCCTGGCTGGTGCCCCTCGTGGCCGCCGTCCTCGCCGTGGCCGTCTCGGCGGTCACCTGCGCCCTCATCGGAGACGTCCAGGACCTGCTGGTCCGCGACCCGAGCGTGGTCGTCCACTACGGCCTGCTGTTCGGCCAGTTGGGCTTCGCCGCGTTCGGCGTGACGCTGCTCGGGCGGGAGTACGGCTCGGGCGCCCTCGCCGGCTCACTGGCGGCGGTGCCCCGCCGCGGCCTGCTGTACGGCGCCAAGCTGGCGGTCGGCGGCGGACTGGGCCTCGCCCTCGGCGCGGCCACCTCCGTGGGCTCCTGCCTGGTAGGCCGTCCGTTCCTCACCAGCACCGCGATGGGCTGGCGGCACGCGGCGGCGGTCCGCAGCACGGTGGCCGCCGCCGTGTACCCGGCGCTGCTGGTGGTCCTCTGCCTCGGGCTGACCGCGCTGTTCGGCAACCTGCCCGCCGCGATGGGCGTGCTGCTGCCCGGCCTGTTCCTGGGCACCAGCCTGGTCGGTGCGCTGCCGGGCGGCCACGTCGTACAGCTGTTCCTGCCCGACAAGGCCGGCCAGTACGCGATGCGGCTGGCCGCGGACCCGGCCGCGGTCTACCCGCACGCCGCCGGGACGGCGGTCCTCGCCGGATGGGCCGCGCTCGCCGCGTACGCCGGCTGGCGCCGGTTCGAGCGGCGGGACGCGTGA
- a CDS encoding ABC-F family ATP-binding cassette domain-containing protein, translating to MSATLVVKDLIAGHGDRTLFSGLDLVVAPGDVIGLVGVNGAGKSTLLRLLAGLDVPEGGSLKLSPGTANVGHLPQEPERREGESVRTFLARRTGVAGAQAALDEATEGLVEGRPGADDAYAEALDRWLDLGGADLDERAEEVADSLGLKVGLDLPMTALSGGQAARAGLASLLLSRYDVFLLDEPTNDLDLDGLERLESFVKGLRAGTVLISHDREFLARTITKVLELDLHQGQVKLYGGGYEAYLEERAIARRHAREEYEDYADTRSSLEARAQMQRNWMEHGVRNARRKGGDNDKKARATRAESTEKQASKARQTQRMIERLDVVEEPRKEWELRMEIAAAPRSGAVVATLRAAVARRGDFSFGPVDLQIDWADRVAITGANGAGKSTLLAALLGRLELDGGNAALGSGVVVGEVDQARGLFLGGEPLSEAFGAAVPELTAEEVRTLLAKFGLKAAHVLRPADTLSPGERTRAALALLQARGVNLLVLDEPTNHLDLPAIEQLESALASYTGTLLLVTHDRRMLETVTVNRRLVVADGRVTES from the coding sequence ATGAGCGCCACTCTCGTCGTCAAGGACCTGATCGCCGGCCACGGCGACCGCACCCTCTTCTCCGGCCTGGACCTGGTCGTCGCCCCCGGCGACGTGATCGGGCTGGTCGGGGTCAACGGGGCGGGCAAGTCGACCCTGCTGCGCCTGCTGGCCGGCCTGGACGTGCCGGAGGGCGGCTCGCTGAAGCTCAGCCCGGGCACCGCGAACGTCGGACACCTGCCGCAGGAGCCGGAGCGCCGCGAGGGCGAGTCGGTCCGCACCTTCCTGGCCCGCCGCACGGGTGTGGCCGGGGCGCAGGCCGCGCTGGACGAGGCCACCGAGGGCCTGGTGGAGGGCCGCCCGGGCGCCGACGACGCGTACGCCGAGGCGCTGGACCGCTGGCTGGACCTGGGCGGCGCCGACCTGGACGAGCGGGCCGAGGAGGTGGCCGACTCGCTGGGCCTCAAGGTCGGCCTGGACCTGCCGATGACCGCGCTCTCCGGCGGCCAGGCCGCCCGGGCCGGCCTGGCCTCGCTGCTGCTCTCCCGCTACGACGTCTTCCTGCTCGACGAGCCCACCAACGACCTGGACCTGGACGGCCTGGAGCGGCTGGAGTCCTTCGTCAAGGGCCTGCGCGCCGGCACCGTACTGATCAGCCACGACCGCGAGTTCCTCGCCCGCACCATCACCAAGGTGCTGGAACTCGACCTGCACCAGGGCCAGGTGAAGCTGTACGGCGGCGGCTACGAGGCGTACCTGGAGGAGCGGGCCATCGCCCGCCGGCACGCCCGCGAGGAGTACGAGGATTACGCCGACACCCGGTCCTCGCTGGAGGCCCGGGCGCAGATGCAGCGGAACTGGATGGAGCACGGCGTCCGCAACGCCCGCCGCAAGGGCGGCGACAACGACAAGAAGGCGCGGGCGACCCGCGCCGAGTCCACCGAGAAGCAGGCCTCCAAGGCCCGCCAGACGCAGCGGATGATCGAGCGCCTGGACGTGGTCGAGGAGCCGCGCAAGGAGTGGGAGCTGCGGATGGAGATCGCCGCCGCCCCCCGCTCCGGCGCCGTGGTGGCCACCCTGCGCGCGGCGGTCGCCCGGCGCGGGGACTTCTCCTTCGGCCCGGTGGACCTCCAGATCGACTGGGCGGACCGGGTGGCGATCACCGGCGCCAACGGCGCGGGCAAGTCCACGCTGCTGGCCGCGCTTCTCGGCCGGCTCGAACTGGACGGCGGCAACGCTGCGTTGGGCTCCGGCGTGGTGGTCGGCGAGGTGGACCAGGCGCGCGGCCTGTTCCTCGGCGGCGAGCCGCTGTCCGAGGCGTTCGGCGCGGCCGTTCCGGAGCTCACCGCGGAGGAGGTGCGGACCCTGCTGGCCAAGTTCGGCCTCAAGGCGGCCCACGTGCTGCGCCCGGCCGACACCCTCTCCCCCGGCGAGCGGACCCGGGCGGCGCTCGCGCTGCTCCAGGCCCGCGGGGTGAACCTGCTGGTCCTGGACGAGCCGACCAACCACCTGGACCTGCCCGCCATCGAGCAGTTGGAGTCGGCGCTGGCCTCGTACACCGGGACGCTGCTGCTGGTGACCCACGACCGGCGGATGCTGGAGACCGTGACGGTCAACCGGCGCCTCGTGGTGGCGGACGGCCGGGTCACCGAGAGCTGA